The following are encoded in a window of Oreochromis aureus strain Israel breed Guangdong linkage group 10, ZZ_aureus, whole genome shotgun sequence genomic DNA:
- the glra4b gene encoding glycine receptor, alpha 4b: MKFPSRAVKPPSPSDFLDKLMGRTSGYDARIRPNFKVKWHKSFTDGKPPSVVFKEAVLLRCVLLSGSPVNVTCNIFINSFGSITETTMDYRLNVFLRQQWNDPRLAYKEYPDDSLDLDPSMLDSIWKPDLFFANEKGANFHEVTTDNKLLRIFQNGNVLYSIRLTLTLSCPMDLKNFPMDSQTCTMQLESFGYTMNDLIFEWLDVGAVQVADDLMLPQFVLKEEKGLGYCTKHYNTGKFTCIEVKFYLERQMGYYLIQMYIPSLLTVILSWVSFWINMDAAPARVGLGITTVLTMTTQSSGSRASLPKVSYVKAIDIWMAVCLLFVFAALLEYAAVNFVSRQHKEFFRMKKKLKEQQQRTVSSVQSGTGDSKVKGNNMSGNNAPHGNASQQCSACAREEELAQQGFLLQSIGLALSSQEMDATPVFADLPPGLGFYEIRRRFVDRAKKIDTISRAVFPMSFLMFNVLYWVTYKVLRHEDVQGIL, from the exons ATGAAGTTCCCCAGCAGGGCAGTCAAGCCGCCCTCTCCCTCTGACTTTTTGGACAAACTGATGGGACGCACATCTGGCTATGATGCTCGCATCAGACCAAATTTCAAAG TGAAGTGGCACAAATCCTTCACAGATGG AAAACCACCATCAGTGGTATTTAAGGAAGCAGTGTTACTAAGATGTGTCCTCCTGTCAGGTTCTCCTGTCAACGTGACCTGTAACATCTTCATCAACAGCTTTGGATCCATCACTGAAACAACTATG GACTATCGGCTCAATGTATTTCTAAGGCAGCAGTGGAATGACCCTCGACTAGCATATAAGGAGTACCCTGATGACTCTCTGGACTTGGACCCCTCAATGTTGGACTCCATTTGGAAACCTGACTTATTCTTTGCAAATGAAAAGGGAGCAAACTTTCACGAGGTTACAACAGACAACAAACTGCTGCGGATCTTCCAGAATGGAAATGTCCTCTACAGCATCAG ACTGACACTCACGCTTTCCTGTCCCATGGATTTGAAAAACTTCCCCATGGACAGCCAGACGTGCACCATGCAGCTTGAAAGCT TTGGTTACACCATGAATGACCTGATTTTTGAATGGCTGGATGTGGGAGCAGTGCAGGTTGCTGATGATCTAATGCTCCCTCAGTTTGTGCTAAAAGAGGAGAAAGGTCTTGGTTACTGCACCAAGCACTACAACACAG GTAAATTCACCTGCATTGAGGTCAAATTCTACCTAGAGCGCCAAATGGGCTACTACCTGATCCAGATGTACATACCGAGCCTGCTGACTGTCATCCTGTCTTGGGTGTCATTCTGGATCAACATGGATGCAGCTCCCGCAAGGGTGGGACTGGGAATCACTACTGTGCTCACCATGACAACACAGAGCTCTGGCTCCAGGGCCTCCCTGCCAAAG GTATCCTATGTCAAAGCCATAGACATCTGGATGGCGGTGtgtcttctgtttgtgtttgctgcaCTACTGGAGTATGCAGCCGTCAACTTTGTTTCACGCCAGCACAAGGAGTTTTTcagaatgaaaaagaaactcaaagagcagcagcagagaactGTAAGT TCAGTGCAGTCT GGGACCGGTGACAGTAAGGTGAAAGGAAACAACATGTCAGGGAACAATGCTCCCCATGGGAATGCATCCCAGCAGTGCAGTGCCTGTGCCAGG GAGGAGGAGCTGGCACAGCAGGGTTTTCTGCTCCAGAGTATTGGACTTGCACTGTCCTCTCAGGAAATGGATGCAACACCCGTTTTTGCTGATCTACCTCCTGGTTTGGGTTTCTATGAGATACGGAGGCGTTTTGTGGATCGGGCCAAAAAGATTGATACCATCTCCCGGGCTGTTTTTCCCATGAGCTTCCTCATGTTTAATGTCCTTTACTGGGTTACCTATAAAGTTCTACGACATGAAGACGTCCAAGGAATACTGTGA
- the nufip2 gene encoding nuclear fragile X mental retardation-interacting protein 2, with amino-acid sequence MEEQPKDRAQDRQYHHHGDDRHSFQQPTCLKNDQSHFQCQHQETQTKKTGNKKVSISDEEGEKNPHLSNAVGMSHPPSISANRHTINTNAKPKSTQKLCTTVPKISIKGLDHKKSMDLKNNKEKVQDLSHHEGPPLDKKDSVLLQNGVVNCGLITNGYSSKDNDGSSSEGGYTTPKKRKTRCNNTKNTDNVIREKERDMQQGHTTEELGALNLETNEKGMTSRLDGFRATQKVETQSTAKRAVVSEASVGESQRKNSDGKTVGTFGKKTEERHKGKLSSPSKEDSWTLFKPPPVFPVDNSSAKIVPKISYASKVKENLNKVAQGGGEALPPPVRLSQVPMSAMKTITSASFTNGPVSGNGNGCPSVGTFLAPAASSIPSAQSILSGDNVASPLESNCSSTTSPVDGEAYELRKCTLLIYPLNMQPVLPSARHLDPPAAQTNQKALGDIFQNQWGLSFINEPNLGPEGGNGPVPGEDKTTVVTSNSECQAVAAKIAQPCFDISPSLLEPGPLVQDPEKRTCTPCIVSNACPPAYGMSEEENKLQPCGKEKTQGAGTAVLAPSKDNGAKPAQGQLTTLLFGSSKEQVLSKDISTRCSWGSFDVKAAVTYHTKEMESVFNLQKQDPKRVVIYGETKDGPDQ; translated from the exons ATGGAGGAACAGCCCAAAGACCGGGCACAAGACAGGCAATACCATCACCACGGAGACGACAGGCACTCTTTTCAGCAGCCAACTTGTCTAAAAAATGATCAGAGCCACTTCCAGTGCCAGCATCAGGAAACGCAGACGAAGAAAACAG GCAATAAAAAAGTAAGCATCAGTGACGAGGAGGGAGAGAAGAATCCACATCTGTCTAATGCCGTTGGCATGTCGCATCCACCTAGCATCAGTGCTAACAGACATACAATTAATACAAATGCAAAGCCCAAATCCACGCAAAAGCTGTGCACGACTGTTCCAAAAATAAGCATCAAAGGACTGGACCATAAGAAGAGTATGGACTTAAAAAATAACAAGGAGAAGGTGCAGGATTTGAGTCACCATGAGGGCCCGCCTTTGGATAAGAAGGACTCCGTATTACTTCAAAATGGCGTCGTAAACTGTGGCTTAATTACAAATGGCTATTCTAGCAAGGACAATGACGGTAGTAGTTCGGAAGGTGGATATACTACTCCGAAGAAACGCAAGACCAGATGTAACAATACAAAGAACACTGATAATGTGAtaagagaaaaggagagagacATGCAGCAGGGCCACACTACAGAGGAGCTGGGGGCTTTGAATCTAGAGACAAATGAGAAAGGAATGACCTCCAGACTCGATGGATTTAGAGCCACCCAGAAAGTAGAAACTCAGTCGACAGCCAAACGGGCTGTTGTATCAGAGGCTTCAGTGGGTGAATCTCAGAGGAAAAACTCTGATGGTAAAACGGTTGGCACCTTTGGTAAAAAAACTGAGGAAAGACACAAAGGCAAGCTTTCTTCACCTTCAAAAGAGGACTCGTGGACTTTGTTCAAGCCTCCGCCAGTATTTCCTGTGGACAATAGCAGTGCTAAAATTGTTCCCAAGATCAGTTATGCAAGTAAAGTAAAAGAGAACCTCAACAAAGTAGCTCAAGGTGGAGGAGAGGCACTGCCTCCTCCTGTCAGACTGTCACAGGTCCCTATGTCTGCTATGAAAACGATCACCTCAGCTAGTTTTACTAATGGTCCTGTTTCTGGAAATGGAAACGGTTGCCCGTCAGTGGGTACCTTCTTAGCTCCTGCTGCTAGTAGTATTCCATCAGCCCAGTCTATCCTAAGTGGCGACAATGTAGCATCTCCTTTGGAAAGTAACTGTAGCTCCACAACTAGTCCTGTAGATGGAGAGGCATATGAGCTTAGAAAGTGTACTCTTTTAATTTACCCTTTAAATATGCAACCTGTACTCCCTAGCGCTCGTCACCTTGACCCACCGGCGGCTCAGACAAATCAGAAAGCCCTGGGAGATATCTTCCAGAATCAGTGGGGGCTTTCCTTCATTAATGAGCCCAACTTGGGCCCAGAAGGCGGAAATGGGCCGGTGCCCGGAGAGGACAAAACTACTGTGGTCACATCTAATAGCGAGTGTCAAGCTGTTGCAGCCAAGATTGCCCAGCCTTGCTTTGACATTAGCCCATCATTGTTAGAGCCTGGGCCTTTGGTTCAAGACCCTGAGAAAAGGACTTGTACCCCTTGCATTGTGTCCAATGCTTGTCCTCCTGCTTATGGGATGAGTGAGGAGGAGaacaagctgcagccatgtGGCAAGGAAAAGACACAAGGTGCAGGTACTGCTGTGTTGGCCCCCAGTAAAGACAACGGTGCTAAACCTGCGCAGGGTCAGCTAACCACTTTATTATTTGGCTCATCTAAAGAACAGGTCCTCTCTAAAGACATTAGCACGAGGTGTAGCTGGGGGTCCTTTGACGTTAAAGCTGCTGTCACTTATCACACTAAAG
- the aifm1 gene encoding apoptosis-inducing factor 1, mitochondrial: MLKCRTVWKKLAPLARTSSTLCRQNVRKAGLNNGRIPTHVPTAHMSSGLPGGGGDNLKYALLVGAASIGGVAYAYHTMKGDQQRYQARITELSSRSQKAAAKESVTPIQPQPPAVENTETKATTEPKPEAAPSSQEPSPPASGTEAVATSETTELPPAVGSTPASLKLPSHAPYLLLGGGTASFAAARSIRARDPGAKVLIVTDEPDLPYMRPPLSKELWFSDDPSVTETLRFKQWNGKERSIYFQPPSFYINPEELDSVENGGVAVLTGKKVVHMDVRGNKVKLDDDTEISYDKCLIATGGVPRNLQVIERAGEEVMKRTTLFRKIEDFRSLDKVSRNVKSITIIGGGFLGSELACALGRRSTESDLEVIQMFPEKGNMGKVLPEYLSNWTTEKVKKEGVKVLSEALVKSVTYKDDKLEIHLKDGRLVKTDHIVTAVGLEPNVDLAKSGGLEVDSDFGGYRVNAELQARSNIWVAGDAACFYDIRLGRRRVEHHDHAVVSGRLAGENMTGANKPYWHQSMFWSDLGPDVGYEAIGIVDSSLPTVGVFAKATAKDTPKAATEESGTGIRSESETEDTATSAVASVTPAPVVENKDDYGKGVIFYLRDKVVVGIILWNVFNRMPVARKIIKDGEEHADLNEVAKLFNIHED; this comes from the exons ATGCTGAAATGTAGGACTGTGTGGAAAAAGCTCGCTCCTTTGGCTAGAACTTCATCAACTCTGTGCCGGCAGAATGTGAGAAAAGCAG GTTTGAACAATGGCAGAATACCAACACACGTACCCACAGCTCACATGTCCAGTGGGCTGCCAGGGGGAGGTGGGGATAATCTAAAGTATGCCCTCCTGGTTGGAGCAGCCTCCATTGGTGGCGTGGCATAT gCGTACCATACTATGAAAGGAGACCAGCAAAGATATCAGGCGCGTATCACTGAACTTTCGTCCAGATCACAAAAAGCAGCTGCCAAAGAATCAGTCACACCCATCCAGCCCCAGCCTCCCG CTGTAGAAAACACTGAGACAAAAG CCACCACTGAGCCAAAACCTGAAGCAGCTCCTTCATCCCAGGAGCCAAGCCCTCCAGCATCAGGCACTGAAGCAGTAGCCACCAGTGAAACAACCGAACTGCCTCCAG CCGTGGGCTCCACACCTGCCTCTCTCAAGTTGCCCTCACATGCCCCCTATCTCCTCCTTGGTGGAGGTACTGCCTCTTTTGCTGCTGCTCGGTCTATTCGAGCCAGAGACCCCGGTGCCAAG GTACTAATTGTGACTGATGAGCCAGACCTTCCATATATGAGACCTCCTCTTTCTAAAGAGCTGTGGTTCTCTGATGATCCCAGTGTAACAGAAACTCTGCGCTTCAAACAATGGAATGGAAAAGAAAGGAG CATCTACTTCCAGCCGCCGTCATTCTACATTAACCCAGAAGAGCTGGATAGTGTAGAAAATGGAGGAGTGGCTGTTCTCACTGGAAAAAAG gTGGTTCACATGGATGTGAGaggaaacaaagtaaaactggACGATGACACTGAGATTTCATACGACAAGTGCTTGATTGCTACAG GTGGCGTGCCAAGAAATCTCCAAGTCATTGAAAGAGCAGGAGAGGAAGTGATGAAGAGGACCACTTTGTTCCGCAAG ATTGAGGACTTCAGATCTCTGGATAAGGTCTCGAGGAATGTAAAATCCATCACCATCATCGGAGGTGGCTTCTTGGGCAGCGAGCTGGCTTGTGCCCTTGGCAGGAGAT cTACTGAGTCAGATCTGGAGGTGATACAGATGTTCCCTGAGAAGGGTAACATGGGAAAAGTGCTACCCGAGTATCTGAGCAACTGGACAACAGAAAAAGTCAAGAAAG AGGGTGTAAAGGTTCTTTCAGAAGCTTTGGTGAAGTCTGTGACCTACAAAGATGACAAATTAGAAATCCATCTAAAGGATGGTAGATTG GTGAAAACtgatcacattgttacagctgtTGGCCTAGAGCCAAATGTTGACCTTGCTAAGTCAGGTGGTCTGGAGGTGGACTCTGACTTTGGTGGCTACCGGGTAAATGCAGAGCTGCAAGCGAGGTCCAATATTTGGGTG GCAGGAGATGCTGCGTGTTTCTATGATATCAGACTAGGTCGCAGACGTGTGGAGCACCACGATCACGCTGTTGTGAGTGGTAGACTAGCTGGGGAGAACATGACGGGAGCCAACAAACCCTACTGGCATCAGTCCATGTTCTG GAGTGATCTGGGTCCTGATGTAGGCTACGAGGCTATCGGGATTGTTGACAGCAGCCTACCAACAGTAGGCGTGTTTGCTAAAGCCACTGCCAAGGATACGCCTAAAGCTGCTACAGAAGAGTCAG GAACTGGGATCCGCTCAGAAAGTGAAACGGAGGACACAGCCACCAGCGCGGTGGCCTCTGTGACACCTGCTCCTGTCGTGGAGAACAAAGACGACTATGGCAAAGGAGTCATCTTCTACCTAAGAGACAAAGTGGTGGTGGGCATTATCCTGTGGAACGTGTTTAACAGAATGCCCGTTGCAAGGAAG ATCATCAAGGATGGAGAAGAGCACGCAGATCTGAACGAAGTGGCCAAGCTGTTCAACATCCACGAGGATTAA